Proteins from a genomic interval of Dethiosulfovibrio salsuginis:
- a CDS encoding UvrD-helicase domain-containing protein — MTMTTRTGDMDEGLKWLSELVEGKTLKAQAEAITADEPTVVVSAGAGTGKTWTLAWRFLWAVATGRARAGEILTLTFTDKAATEMADRIRALMTTVMSMASGHRSIELRLKAALEELDDGYISTIHSFASRVIKESGLSLDLDPSSRVVSSPEEDLFWNQMVDVLDRLDGRWIGTNLSGETRKTALAILEDRLTRIILATYSPASVISFARGLMDISSSRGDGPQTLWDWAENLEDRHEEVRLEVLKVAHHRWTEIYEVWFGPMGIFAALDLDSNGTQLADRLRGLKDRWKVFKEDMDLPAFLSDLSECIKNARGKLADSIALMLPERSVKAHRDGIKDQSFLWDLSLTGWSRKELELTSGLLRIAGLCWYCWEGRKSGRGLIAFDDMILRAGEVLEREKSYSNRFKEIMVDEFQDTNGLQDRLIRSMSDGKMLFLVGDLKQSIYRFRHADLSLFGGYIQEVRKGGGRYVSLDVSFRTRDELIHRINDLFSKVWKDGLGRSLPHRYEKLCPPVDQDWHKARQEVSVPPLELLLTYPEKKTSAEEKRNIAMELLSNRLSSLVGEATVWDKSEGKTGPLRWRDIAILVPSRAIFPAIQRVLGGRGIPLHFEKNTSYYARTEVQDSVALLKYLSDPDDMLSLAGFLSSPLSAIPLRDAQDLVFKGAGLGERLALGYPGLWKKLERWRITGRVKGASAVMEELVADGSILERFAEWKRSGVAANLRRTVDLLREYESTVGSGLSGASGWLADAMKRKAKEEEAGSVGPDEDVVKVMTIHGSKGLEFPLVVLAGCDGRSRGFPQALLPSIHLGAALSDDESLSRKVHRFLDDEEEEEERERLFYVGCTRARDSLILVGTGEPADGSWLKTAMDHGFMEWAATDLTGGPSAGGEPASVERGAVIGGPAKPGGLDRLSPSSWALFRHCPHGWRLRFRQAVDLSWEAGDGSEPGGADLGTLTHWLLARWDFSVEGKRGVEKLLSWDRSLLPPDLRPLWAQEDVRSSVKSWLTDLAEGPDGGMYRELLREGRLEREVPFRVPLADGPLLVGAVDLMWEDCGKVFIRDYKTTGTDSDVHRLYDDQLRLYGLAVHLGMEAESVDMALCLLREGGKELSVDLAPFQSWGDLEEAVRADALSAASGPWSRSVDLCDSCPFRRVCRGY, encoded by the coding sequence ATGACGATGACGACTCGGACCGGTGATATGGATGAGGGGCTAAAATGGCTCTCCGAGCTGGTGGAGGGCAAAACCCTGAAGGCCCAGGCCGAGGCAATAACCGCCGATGAACCTACGGTGGTCGTAAGCGCCGGGGCGGGCACGGGAAAGACCTGGACCTTGGCCTGGAGGTTTCTCTGGGCGGTGGCCACCGGTCGGGCGAGGGCCGGGGAGATACTGACTCTGACCTTCACAGACAAGGCGGCAACCGAGATGGCCGACAGGATAAGGGCCCTTATGACCACCGTGATGTCCATGGCCTCAGGCCATAGGTCCATAGAGCTCCGGCTGAAGGCGGCGCTGGAGGAGCTCGACGACGGCTACATATCCACCATCCATTCCTTTGCGTCTCGGGTCATAAAGGAATCGGGCCTATCTCTGGACCTGGATCCCTCCTCTCGGGTGGTGTCCTCGCCGGAGGAGGACCTCTTCTGGAACCAGATGGTCGACGTACTGGACAGGCTGGACGGTCGGTGGATCGGCACCAATCTGTCCGGCGAGACCAGAAAAACAGCCCTTGCCATCCTCGAAGACCGGTTGACCAGAATCATACTGGCCACCTACAGCCCTGCCTCGGTGATCTCCTTCGCCAGAGGGCTAATGGATATAAGCTCCAGCCGAGGGGACGGTCCTCAGACCCTATGGGACTGGGCGGAAAACCTGGAGGATCGCCATGAAGAGGTCAGGCTGGAGGTGCTGAAGGTCGCCCACCATCGCTGGACGGAGATATACGAGGTTTGGTTCGGCCCTATGGGGATCTTTGCGGCGCTAGACCTGGACAGCAACGGCACCCAGTTGGCCGATAGGCTGAGAGGGCTTAAAGATCGGTGGAAGGTCTTTAAGGAGGACATGGACCTGCCCGCCTTTTTAAGTGACCTGTCGGAATGTATAAAAAACGCCAGAGGAAAGCTGGCGGACTCTATAGCCCTTATGTTGCCCGAGAGGTCCGTAAAGGCCCACAGAGACGGCATAAAGGACCAGTCCTTTCTGTGGGATCTATCCCTGACCGGCTGGTCCCGTAAGGAGCTCGAACTGACCTCCGGTCTTCTTAGGATAGCTGGCCTCTGCTGGTATTGCTGGGAGGGCCGTAAGTCCGGTCGAGGGCTAATAGCCTTCGACGACATGATCCTCCGGGCGGGGGAGGTTTTAGAGAGGGAGAAAAGCTACTCGAACCGTTTCAAAGAGATCATGGTCGACGAGTTTCAGGACACCAACGGCCTTCAGGACCGACTAATTCGCTCTATGTCCGACGGCAAAATGCTCTTTCTGGTCGGAGACCTTAAACAGTCTATATATCGGTTCAGACACGCCGACCTGTCCCTTTTCGGCGGCTACATCCAGGAGGTCCGAAAGGGAGGGGGAAGGTACGTCTCTCTGGACGTCAGTTTCAGGACCAGAGACGAGCTGATCCACAGGATAAACGACCTTTTCTCAAAGGTCTGGAAAGACGGGCTTGGCCGAAGCCTGCCCCACCGATACGAGAAGCTTTGTCCTCCGGTGGATCAGGACTGGCACAAGGCCAGGCAGGAGGTCTCCGTCCCTCCTCTGGAGCTGTTGCTCACCTATCCGGAGAAAAAGACCTCCGCCGAGGAAAAGAGAAACATTGCCATGGAGCTTCTATCTAACAGGCTGTCCTCTCTGGTCGGCGAGGCCACCGTATGGGACAAGTCTGAGGGAAAAACAGGCCCTCTCAGATGGAGGGACATAGCCATATTGGTGCCATCTCGGGCCATCTTCCCCGCCATCCAGAGGGTTTTAGGGGGCAGAGGCATCCCCCTTCACTTCGAGAAAAACACCTCCTACTACGCCAGAACCGAGGTTCAGGACTCGGTGGCGTTGCTGAAATACCTGTCCGACCCCGACGATATGCTGTCCCTCGCCGGTTTCCTGTCCTCCCCTCTGTCTGCTATCCCTCTGAGAGACGCTCAGGACCTGGTGTTTAAAGGGGCGGGCCTAGGGGAAAGGCTGGCTCTGGGATATCCTGGGCTGTGGAAAAAGCTGGAGAGATGGAGGATCACCGGTCGGGTGAAAGGTGCCTCGGCGGTCATGGAGGAGCTTGTGGCAGACGGATCTATTCTGGAGAGGTTCGCCGAGTGGAAGAGGTCGGGAGTGGCGGCGAACCTGAGGAGGACCGTCGATCTCCTGAGGGAGTACGAGAGCACCGTTGGCTCAGGGCTTTCCGGTGCCTCTGGCTGGCTCGCCGACGCCATGAAGCGAAAGGCCAAAGAGGAGGAGGCGGGCTCCGTCGGTCCCGACGAGGACGTGGTGAAGGTCATGACGATCCACGGATCGAAGGGCCTGGAGTTCCCTCTGGTGGTCCTGGCGGGCTGTGACGGAAGGAGTAGGGGGTTCCCTCAGGCGCTGTTGCCGTCGATCCATCTCGGCGCCGCCCTCTCCGACGATGAGTCATTAAGCCGAAAGGTCCACCGGTTTTTAGACGACGAAGAGGAAGAGGAAGAAAGGGAGAGGCTGTTTTACGTGGGCTGTACCAGGGCCAGAGATAGCCTCATCCTGGTCGGGACAGGAGAGCCCGCCGATGGATCCTGGCTTAAGACAGCTATGGATCACGGATTCATGGAATGGGCGGCTACAGATCTGACCGGTGGGCCGTCGGCAGGAGGTGAGCCTGCCTCGGTGGAGAGAGGGGCTGTGATAGGGGGTCCTGCCAAGCCGGGTGGTCTGGACAGGCTTAGCCCTTCCTCCTGGGCTCTGTTTCGCCACTGTCCCCACGGCTGGAGACTCCGCTTTCGCCAGGCGGTGGATCTGTCCTGGGAGGCCGGCGACGGCTCCGAGCCAGGAGGTGCCGATCTAGGGACCTTGACCCACTGGCTTCTGGCCCGGTGGGATTTTTCAGTGGAAGGCAAAAGAGGAGTGGAGAAGCTTTTAAGCTGGGATAGATCCCTCCTTCCGCCGGACCTGCGGCCCCTTTGGGCCCAGGAGGACGTACGGTCTTCCGTAAAAAGTTGGCTTACCGATCTGGCGGAGGGTCCCGACGGAGGGATGTACCGAGAGCTCCTTCGTGAAGGAAGGCTCGAAAGGGAGGTGCCTTTCAGGGTTCCTCTGGCCGATGGTCCCCTTCTGGTTGGCGCGGTGGACCTGATGTGGGAGGACTGTGGTAAGGT